A genomic stretch from Haloferax sp. Atlit-12N includes:
- a CDS encoding cupin domain-containing protein gives MEPVNLDENFASFDETWAPRIAAELNDYAVKVAKLDGEFVWHAHDETDELFLVRDGRLRIEFRDRDDAELGPGDLLVVPRGVEHRPVALEPTEVLLVEPTETLNTGDAEESDLTHGDPERLS, from the coding sequence ATGGAACCCGTCAACCTCGACGAGAACTTCGCGTCGTTCGACGAGACGTGGGCCCCGCGAATCGCCGCAGAGCTGAACGACTACGCGGTGAAGGTCGCGAAGCTCGACGGCGAGTTCGTCTGGCACGCCCACGACGAGACCGACGAGCTGTTTCTCGTCCGCGACGGACGGCTCCGAATCGAGTTCCGCGACCGCGACGACGCGGAACTCGGGCCGGGCGACCTCCTCGTGGTCCCCCGCGGCGTCGAACACCGACCCGTGGCGCTCGAACCGACCGAAGTGCTTCTCGTCGAACCGACCGAGACGCTCAACACCGGCGACGCCGAGGAGAGCGACCTGACTCACGGCGACCCCGAACGACTCTCCTGA
- a CDS encoding thiolase family protein: protein MDRVAIIGASMTQFGQRDAWIRELLAEAGQAALADADVSPDEIEHLYVSNMASGEFEGQTGVPNALAHDLAAMPAYTARIDQTSSSGGAGVYAAWQSVASGASDMTMLVGGEKMTHRSTAESTDVIASLTHPVEYKHGVTLPSFAGLTARLYLDTYDAPRESLGKVAVKNHKNGVDNPHAQFRKEVDLDTVLDSPVVADPLRLYDFCPITDGSAALVFCPESVAREYTDDYAVVSGIGGATDTHVVHERADPTTMGGVVNSSEIAYEMADLEPDDIEVAELHDMFTILEFLQSEDLGFFEKGEGWKAVEEGVTDRDGDLPINTSGGLKSKGHPLGASGVAQVYEIYKQLIGDAGKRQVDADVGLACNVGGFGNCVTTTIMESR from the coding sequence ATGGACCGCGTAGCGATTATCGGTGCATCGATGACCCAGTTCGGGCAGCGAGACGCGTGGATTCGCGAACTGCTCGCGGAGGCGGGGCAGGCCGCGCTCGCGGACGCCGACGTCTCGCCCGACGAAATCGAGCACCTCTACGTCTCGAACATGGCGAGCGGCGAGTTCGAGGGCCAGACGGGCGTCCCGAACGCCCTCGCCCACGACCTCGCGGCGATGCCCGCCTACACCGCCCGAATCGACCAGACCTCCTCGTCCGGCGGCGCGGGCGTCTACGCCGCGTGGCAGTCGGTCGCCTCCGGCGCGTCCGACATGACGATGCTCGTCGGCGGCGAGAAGATGACCCACCGCTCGACCGCCGAGTCGACGGACGTCATCGCCTCGCTGACGCACCCGGTGGAGTACAAACACGGCGTGACGCTCCCCTCCTTCGCGGGGCTGACCGCTCGGCTCTACCTCGACACCTACGACGCCCCGCGGGAGTCCCTCGGGAAGGTCGCCGTCAAGAACCACAAAAACGGCGTGGACAACCCCCACGCCCAGTTCCGCAAGGAGGTCGACCTCGACACCGTCCTCGATTCGCCGGTCGTCGCCGACCCGCTTCGCCTCTACGACTTCTGTCCCATCACCGACGGCTCGGCGGCGCTCGTCTTCTGCCCCGAGTCGGTCGCCCGCGAGTACACCGACGACTACGCCGTCGTCTCCGGTATCGGCGGCGCGACCGACACCCACGTCGTCCACGAGCGCGCCGACCCGACCACGATGGGCGGCGTCGTCAACTCTTCCGAAATCGCCTACGAGATGGCCGACCTCGAACCCGACGACATCGAGGTGGCCGAGCTCCACGACATGTTCACCATCCTCGAGTTCCTCCAGTCGGAGGACCTCGGCTTCTTCGAGAAGGGCGAGGGCTGGAAGGCGGTCGAAGAGGGCGTCACCGACCGCGACGGCGACCTCCCCATCAACACGTCCGGCGGCCTGAAGTCGAAGGGCCACCCCCTCGGGGCCTCGGGCGTCGCACAGGTGTACGAGATTTACAAACAGCTCATCGGTGACGCAGGCAAGCGGCAGGTCGACGCCGACGTGGGCCTCGCGTGCAACGTCGGCGGCTTCGGCAACTGCGTGACCACGACCATCATGGAGTCCCGATAA
- a CDS encoding type II secretion system F family protein: MAAAQYLYLLPLALAVLLVLPVVLSPVSRAADLLVSRVSLSVFGFYVANENPRRREQRNRLRAAHVSVTHRVYASRTLLMAAVFGVAGSVFGVYLAAVTLETLAVQSETIREVLPSALGFLGGLTSIQALPLRDLFLALLLSSATLGALLALGVYWGRWYVLTERARTRSSEIEATLPRTVAFVFALSRSGMPFPQVLETLARNEAIYGEAAREVSIVVRDMDAFGTDVLTALQTMATRTPSPSLEEFAENLASVLGSGRNLSSFLQEQYERFQAEAEAQQQQYLDLLSTFAEVYVTVLVAGPLFFITVLVVIGLVLADTLTLIRIVGYVGIPLASFGFVVYIDSITESLRGAAVADDDAETTAESARRIDATGGIGSAPATDGGETDARGDPWRANRERLAVYDRLRAIRGWFDRPLETLGRHPLATLALTVPLGLVWVALRTTFPADPTLLGVADAVDQHVVEAAIGSLVVVSAFHELRKRRIRAIERSMPDFLDRLASVNEAGLTVVQSLRRVSASDLGPLGDEVERAVRDIDWGADAQTALRRMDRRTTSPMVSRSVTLITNAMSASGDLAPVLRIAANEAQDSRRLARERNQEMVTYLLVIYISFLVFLGIVAALTVSFIPAVEQASTGAIGSGEVAGVTSGAFSGLRDVNTASYTLLFFHVTAIQGLCSGLIAGQLGEGQVADGVKHAAVLLVITYVTFMFI; encoded by the coding sequence ATGGCCGCCGCGCAGTACCTGTATCTGCTTCCCCTCGCCCTCGCTGTCCTCCTCGTCCTCCCCGTCGTCCTGTCGCCGGTGAGCCGCGCGGCCGACCTCCTCGTCTCGCGGGTCTCGCTCTCCGTCTTCGGCTTCTACGTCGCCAACGAGAACCCCCGTCGAAGGGAACAGCGCAACCGATTGCGGGCGGCGCACGTGAGCGTCACCCACCGGGTGTACGCCTCGCGGACGCTCCTCATGGCGGCGGTCTTCGGCGTCGCCGGGAGCGTCTTCGGCGTCTACCTCGCCGCCGTGACGCTCGAAACGCTCGCCGTTCAGTCCGAGACGATTCGCGAAGTTCTTCCGTCCGCCCTCGGCTTCCTCGGCGGCCTCACGAGCATTCAGGCGCTCCCGCTCCGCGACCTGTTCCTCGCGCTTTTGCTTTCGAGCGCGACGCTCGGGGCGCTTCTTGCGCTCGGCGTCTACTGGGGTCGGTGGTACGTCCTCACCGAGCGCGCCCGAACCCGCTCGTCGGAAATCGAGGCGACGCTCCCGCGGACGGTCGCGTTCGTCTTCGCGCTGTCGCGGTCGGGGATGCCGTTCCCGCAGGTGTTGGAGACGCTGGCCCGAAACGAGGCCATCTACGGCGAGGCGGCGCGCGAGGTCAGTATCGTCGTCCGCGACATGGACGCCTTCGGCACCGACGTGCTCACCGCCCTCCAGACGATGGCCACGCGGACCCCGAGCCCGAGCCTCGAAGAGTTCGCCGAGAACCTCGCCAGCGTCCTCGGAAGCGGCCGCAACCTCTCGTCGTTCCTCCAAGAGCAGTACGAGCGGTTTCAGGCGGAGGCGGAGGCCCAACAACAGCAGTACCTCGACCTGCTTTCGACGTTCGCCGAGGTGTACGTCACCGTCCTCGTCGCCGGGCCGCTGTTTTTCATCACCGTCCTCGTCGTCATCGGTCTCGTCCTCGCGGACACGCTGACGCTCATCCGAATCGTCGGCTACGTCGGCATCCCGCTGGCGAGTTTCGGCTTCGTCGTCTACATCGACAGCATCACCGAGTCGCTCCGGGGCGCGGCGGTCGCCGACGATGACGCGGAGACCACGGCCGAGTCGGCTCGGCGCATCGACGCGACCGGCGGCATCGGTTCGGCTCCGGCGACCGACGGCGGCGAGACCGACGCCCGAGGCGACCCGTGGCGCGCGAACCGCGAGCGGCTCGCCGTCTACGACCGGCTCCGCGCGATTCGCGGCTGGTTCGACCGCCCGCTCGAAACACTCGGCCGCCACCCGCTCGCCACGCTCGCGCTCACCGTCCCGCTGGGGCTCGTCTGGGTCGCTCTGCGGACCACGTTCCCCGCCGACCCGACGCTTCTCGGCGTCGCCGACGCGGTGGACCAACACGTCGTGGAGGCCGCAATCGGCTCGCTCGTCGTCGTCTCGGCGTTCCACGAGCTTCGGAAGCGCCGGATTCGGGCCATCGAGCGGAGCATGCCCGACTTCCTCGACCGTCTCGCCAGCGTCAACGAGGCCGGGCTGACAGTCGTCCAGAGCCTTCGCCGGGTGTCGGCGTCCGACCTCGGCCCGCTCGGCGACGAGGTCGAACGCGCCGTCCGCGACATCGACTGGGGGGCCGACGCCCAGACCGCGCTCCGGCGGATGGACCGCCGGACGACGAGTCCGATGGTGTCGCGGTCGGTGACGCTCATCACCAACGCGATGAGCGCGAGCGGCGACCTCGCGCCCGTCCTCCGCATCGCGGCCAACGAGGCCCAAGACAGCCGCCGCCTCGCCCGCGAACGGAATCAGGAGATGGTCACCTACCTCCTCGTCATCTACATCTCGTTTCTCGTCTTCCTCGGCATCGTCGCCGCGCTGACGGTGTCGTTCATCCCGGCGGTCGAGCAGGCCAGCACCGGTGCCATCGGCTCCGGCGAGGTCGCGGGCGTCACCTCCGGCGCGTTCTCCGGCCTGCGCGACGTGAACACGGCCTCCTACACGCTGTTGTTCTTCCACGTCACGGCGATTCAGGGGCTCTGCTCGGGGCTCATCGCCGGACAGCTCGGGGAAGGTCAGGTCGCCGACGGCGTCAAACACGCCGCCGTCCTGCTCGTCATCACCTACGTAACGTTCATGTTCATCTAA
- a CDS encoding OB-fold domain-containing protein, with protein sequence MSDEQPAMEAYRYPDGSITYPGHPVGPGGEEPVGTVDLSDYTAAVLTWTTSTATPPGVRQPNTLAIVEFDVDGEPVRAIGQVTGEDDVDIGDEVRPVYCEELREPGAGIREPASQEWDGYRFEPL encoded by the coding sequence ATGTCCGACGAACAACCCGCGATGGAGGCGTACCGCTACCCCGACGGGAGCATCACCTACCCCGGCCACCCGGTCGGCCCCGGCGGCGAAGAGCCGGTCGGCACGGTCGACCTCAGCGACTACACGGCGGCGGTGCTGACGTGGACCACCTCCACGGCGACGCCACCGGGTGTTCGCCAGCCCAACACGCTCGCTATCGTCGAGTTCGACGTGGACGGCGAGCCCGTCCGCGCCATCGGGCAGGTCACCGGCGAGGACGATGTCGACATCGGCGACGAGGTCCGCCCGGTCTACTGCGAGGAACTCCGCGAACCCGGCGCAGGCATCCGCGAGCCCGCGAGTCAGGAGTGGGACGGCTACCGCTTCGAACCGCTCTGA
- a CDS encoding NAD(P)/FAD-dependent oxidoreductase — MTETDEPLEYEVVVVGGGPAGLQTALYTTRLGHDTALVDRGGGRAAMMLDTHNVIGVTEDVSGNEFLETARGQLEDYGTDIHRDFVTDAEQLDDGRFRLVGNEGEFVADRVVLGVGFNDERPDPPLPRTGKGLHYCLHCDAYMFVDESVYVMGHSDSAAYVAMIMLNFTDEVDLLLRGDEPTWSDETDELVRAHPVDIVEAEISGMTKRDDGWLESFEFEDGTVREYKGGFAMYGSNYTTTLFEALDVELNDDGTVPVDDHGRTSVDGVFAVGDITPGHNQIPVAMGKGAKAGIAIHMELREFPKSLDEIRAEGAVSVDDVPGISPGLLDKAKRFNESHADD; from the coding sequence ATGACTGAGACCGACGAACCACTGGAGTACGAGGTTGTCGTCGTGGGCGGCGGCCCCGCGGGCCTCCAGACCGCGCTCTACACGACGCGACTGGGCCACGACACCGCGCTCGTGGACCGCGGCGGCGGCCGTGCGGCCATGATGCTCGACACGCACAACGTCATCGGCGTCACCGAGGACGTCTCCGGCAACGAGTTCCTCGAAACCGCGCGCGGGCAACTCGAAGACTACGGGACCGACATCCACCGCGACTTCGTCACCGACGCGGAGCAGTTGGACGACGGCCGGTTCCGCCTCGTCGGCAACGAGGGCGAGTTCGTCGCCGACCGCGTCGTCCTCGGCGTCGGCTTCAACGACGAGCGACCCGACCCGCCGCTTCCCCGCACCGGAAAGGGCCTGCACTACTGCCTCCACTGCGACGCCTACATGTTCGTCGACGAGTCGGTGTACGTGATGGGCCACTCGGACTCCGCGGCCTACGTCGCCATGATAATGCTCAACTTCACCGACGAGGTGGACCTGCTGCTCCGCGGCGACGAGCCGACGTGGTCCGACGAGACGGACGAACTCGTCCGCGCGCACCCCGTCGACATCGTCGAAGCGGAGATTTCGGGCATGACGAAGCGCGACGACGGCTGGCTGGAGAGCTTCGAGTTCGAAGACGGCACCGTCCGCGAGTACAAAGGCGGCTTCGCGATGTACGGCTCGAACTACACCACGACGCTGTTCGAGGCGCTCGACGTGGAGCTCAACGACGATGGGACGGTCCCGGTGGACGACCACGGCCGAACCAGCGTCGACGGCGTGTTCGCGGTCGGCGACATCACCCCCGGTCACAACCAGATTCCGGTGGCGATGGGCAAGGGCGCGAAGGCCGGCATCGCCATCCACATGGAACTCCGCGAGTTCCCCAAGAGCCTCGACGAGATTCGCGCCGAGGGCGCAGTGAGCGTCGACGACGTGCCCGGCATCTCCCCCGGACTGCTCGACAAGGCGAAGCGGTTCAACGAGTCCCACGCGGACGACTGA
- a CDS encoding DUF4382 domain-containing protein — translation MVVLAGCAGGTGTMTEAQTDGTADATTTASSDGDTARTGTVNFYVSDEQNAIADFEHLNVTIERVTLIRASGDAESEAEAEAEADDAESESENDTDADAEANASVEVELEANATSTSVSTNGSVDADADADADAEVEESVDVNDTDVAEGESRVAYEVDNVTVDLTELQGDNASLVGEYGVPEGNYTKVFVHVSDVNGTLKTGEQVNVKLPSNKLQLNTDFEVGNGESVDFVFDITAFKAGNSGKYILKPVVSESGTDVPITKVGAEKKAEAEAEAEADANAEVEAGESETDDGERAETDAESDLTVSFDGNVSAGENVTVVVTRNGTPVENATVMINEEVAGTTDADGELGVTIPDERDVTVVVVDGETEAETEFEFEFLGSAPDNPAEGGESTSLVA, via the coding sequence ATGGTCGTACTGGCCGGATGTGCGGGCGGGACCGGCACGATGACCGAGGCGCAGACCGACGGGACCGCCGACGCGACGACGACCGCGTCGTCCGACGGCGACACTGCCCGGACGGGGACCGTGAACTTCTACGTGAGCGACGAGCAGAACGCCATCGCCGACTTCGAACACCTCAACGTCACTATCGAACGCGTGACGCTCATCCGCGCGAGCGGCGACGCCGAGTCCGAGGCCGAAGCGGAAGCTGAAGCCGACGACGCGGAATCCGAGTCGGAAAACGACACGGACGCCGACGCGGAGGCGAACGCGAGCGTCGAGGTCGAACTCGAAGCCAACGCGACGAGCACGTCCGTCTCGACCAACGGGTCGGTCGACGCTGATGCTGACGCCGATGCCGACGCCGAAGTCGAAGAATCGGTCGACGTGAACGACACCGACGTGGCCGAAGGCGAGTCGAGAGTCGCCTACGAGGTCGACAACGTGACCGTCGACCTGACCGAACTGCAGGGCGACAACGCGAGCCTCGTCGGCGAGTACGGCGTGCCCGAAGGGAACTACACGAAGGTCTTCGTGCACGTGAGCGACGTGAACGGGACGCTGAAGACCGGCGAACAGGTCAACGTGAAGCTCCCCAGTAACAAGCTCCAGCTCAACACGGACTTCGAAGTCGGCAATGGCGAGTCCGTGGACTTCGTCTTCGACATCACGGCGTTCAAAGCGGGCAACAGCGGGAAGTACATCCTCAAGCCCGTCGTGAGCGAGTCGGGAACGGACGTGCCGATTACGAAGGTCGGCGCGGAGAAGAAAGCAGAGGCGGAAGCCGAAGCTGAGGCTGACGCGAACGCCGAAGTCGAAGCGGGCGAGAGCGAGACCGACGACGGCGAACGCGCCGAAACCGACGCCGAGAGCGACCTCACCGTGAGCTTCGACGGGAACGTCTCCGCCGGCGAGAACGTGACGGTCGTCGTCACGCGGAACGGGACGCCGGTGGAGAACGCGACGGTGATGATAAACGAGGAAGTCGCCGGCACGACTGACGCCGACGGTGAGTTAGGCGTCACCATCCCCGACGAGCGAGACGTGACGGTGGTCGTCGTCGACGGGGAGACCGAGGCCGAGACGGAGTTCGAGTTCGAGTTCCTCGGGAGCGCCCCCGACAACCCCGCCGAGGGCGGCGAATCGACCTCCCTCGTCGCCTGA
- a CDS encoding twin-arginine translocase TatA/TatE family subunit: MLDSIPLFPGLPGGPELLIVLLIIVLLFGANKLPQLARSSGQAMGEFRRGREEIEDELKKGAEEGEDDDEEDETEAEAEATETEAENKQ, translated from the coding sequence ATGCTGGATTCCATTCCGCTGTTCCCCGGACTCCCGGGCGGCCCAGAACTGCTCATCGTCCTGCTCATCATCGTCCTCCTGTTCGGCGCGAACAAACTCCCCCAACTGGCCCGGTCGTCGGGACAGGCCATGGGCGAGTTCCGCCGCGGCCGCGAGGAGATCGAAGACGAACTGAAGAAGGGCGCAGAGGAAGGCGAGGACGACGACGAAGAAGACGAGACCGAGGCTGAGGCCGAAGCGACCGAGACGGAAGCCGAGAACAAACAGTAA
- a CDS encoding NADH:flavin oxidoreductase/NADH oxidase, protein MTDSLFTPLSLRDTEVRNRIMVSPMCQYSSTDGFAEDWHLVHLGSRAVGGAGIVMSEATAVSPEGRISPNDLGIWSDDHVEKLRQITSFVSSMGSTPAIQLAHAGRKASKSRPWEGSEPVAPEDGGWTTVAPSDVPWPYEGEAPPLRKLSADGIEGVVDDFRAAAERALDAGFEIAEVHAAHGYLLHEFLSPVTNHRDDEYGGSFENRTRLLREVTEAVREVWPDDKPVFVRISATDWLDDRESWDIEQSVRLAADLDDLGVDLIDVSAGGIHPDQRIPNTGPGYQVPFAEVIREETDAMVGAVGGIRTARHADEVVSNGRADLAIVGREHLRDPYFALHAAEDLDADASWPPQYQRAVPRR, encoded by the coding sequence ATGACGGACTCGCTCTTTACGCCGCTTTCGCTCCGCGACACCGAGGTTCGGAACCGAATCATGGTCTCGCCGATGTGCCAGTACTCCTCGACCGACGGGTTCGCCGAGGACTGGCATCTCGTCCACCTCGGGAGCCGCGCCGTCGGCGGTGCGGGCATCGTGATGTCCGAGGCGACGGCCGTCTCCCCCGAGGGACGCATCTCGCCGAACGACCTCGGCATCTGGTCGGACGACCACGTCGAGAAGCTCCGACAGATCACCTCGTTCGTCTCCTCGATGGGGAGCACGCCCGCCATCCAACTCGCCCACGCAGGCCGGAAGGCGAGCAAGTCCCGGCCGTGGGAGGGAAGCGAACCGGTCGCGCCCGAAGACGGCGGGTGGACGACGGTCGCCCCCAGCGACGTGCCGTGGCCCTACGAGGGCGAGGCCCCGCCGCTCCGAAAGCTCTCGGCCGACGGAATCGAAGGCGTCGTCGATGACTTCCGTGCGGCGGCCGAGCGCGCCCTCGACGCCGGCTTCGAAATCGCCGAGGTCCACGCGGCCCACGGTTACCTCCTCCACGAGTTCCTCTCGCCGGTCACGAACCACCGCGACGACGAGTACGGCGGCTCGTTCGAGAACCGCACGCGACTCCTCCGCGAGGTCACGGAAGCGGTCCGCGAGGTCTGGCCCGACGACAAGCCCGTCTTCGTCCGCATCTCCGCGACCGACTGGCTGGACGACCGCGAGTCGTGGGACATCGAGCAGTCGGTCCGCCTCGCGGCCGACCTCGACGACCTCGGCGTCGACCTCATCGACGTGAGCGCCGGCGGCATCCACCCCGACCAGCGGATTCCGAACACCGGCCCCGGCTATCAGGTCCCCTTCGCGGAAGTCATCCGCGAGGAGACCGACGCGATGGTCGGCGCAGTCGGCGGTATCCGAACCGCGCGCCACGCCGACGAGGTCGTCAGCAACGGCCGGGCCGACCTCGCCATCGTCGGGCGCGAGCACCTCCGCGACCCGTACTTCGCGCTCCACGCCGCCGAGGACCTCGACGCCGACGCGTCGTGGCCGCCGCAGTACCAGCGCGCCGTCCCCCGTCGGTAG
- a CDS encoding class I SAM-dependent methyltransferase: protein MDGDEPRDGVRETYDRIASHFASTREYPWPEVESFVADATESGPATRALDLGCGNGRHVELLSAHADGVVGLDVSRGLLDEAVARAAERGFDAGLVQGDASRLPFADDAFDLAVYVATIHHLAPRAARVASLNELARVLDADGRAVVSAWSTAHDTFDREDGFDTTVDWTLPGGETVPRFYHIYAPDEFDADLDASDLEVVESTVSSGNCYAVVAGAEPHGR, encoded by the coding sequence ATGGACGGAGACGAACCCCGAGACGGGGTCCGCGAGACGTACGACCGCATCGCGTCGCACTTCGCGTCGACCCGCGAGTACCCGTGGCCCGAAGTCGAGTCGTTCGTCGCCGACGCGACCGAGTCGGGACCGGCGACCCGCGCGCTCGACCTCGGTTGCGGCAACGGCCGGCACGTGGAACTCCTCTCCGCGCACGCCGACGGGGTCGTCGGCCTCGACGTGAGTCGCGGCCTGCTCGACGAGGCGGTCGCGCGGGCGGCGGAACGCGGCTTCGACGCCGGACTCGTGCAGGGCGACGCCTCACGGCTCCCCTTCGCCGACGACGCCTTCGACCTCGCGGTGTACGTGGCGACGATTCACCACCTCGCGCCGCGGGCGGCGCGCGTGGCGAGCCTGAACGAACTCGCGCGCGTGCTCGACGCCGACGGTCGCGCGGTCGTCAGCGCGTGGAGCACCGCCCACGACACGTTCGACCGCGAGGACGGGTTCGACACGACGGTCGATTGGACGCTCCCCGGCGGCGAGACGGTCCCCCGCTTTTACCACATTTACGCGCCCGACGAGTTCGACGCCGACCTCGACGCGAGCGACCTCGAAGTCGTCGAATCGACGGTGTCCAGCGGGAACTGCTACGCTGTCGTCGCGGGCGCTGAGCCTCACGGGCGCTGA
- a CDS encoding type II/IV secretion system ATPase subunit, translated as MARDTTNETKATHDPPVDRGVLRLLADGEFDAATAETRRLLRRTAEMLRGSNLDVLPLSPDDTPLGTYEIPEGHEEVERYWVNAPFAYVVVTYDTDATAHQYHTVEPDLDGFEAALLERVRTDVRDPLLYRRETDPRTESALVEELQSLLEQYGLELDMNTFYTLLYYLRRDFHGYGRLDPLMKDPHIEDISCDGYDLPLFVYHDEYTDIATNVSFEAEELDNFVIRLAQRSGQHISVGDPVLGTTLPNGARAELALGEEVTPRGSAFTIRLYAEEPFTPIDLVRYGTFSIEQMAYLWLCIEHNKSLIFAGGTASGKTTSMNAVSMFVPPRSKVLSIEDTRELALYHDNWLSSVTRERLHEGTDISMYDLLRSALRHRPEYIIVGEVRGDEAVTLFQAMNTGHTTFSTMHADSIETVINRLENEPINVPRAMVQSLDLLCVQTLTRHDGERVRRSQTIGEIGDIDQRTGELDYSSAFAWEPETDTFSRNDSSLLTEIQRENGWSRTELRRELRRRETFLRYLLDKDVSDYRRFTALINEYYADSEDVMRRVEADEDIVDAGTEA; from the coding sequence ATGGCACGAGATACGACGAACGAGACGAAGGCGACGCACGACCCGCCGGTGGACCGGGGGGTGTTGAGACTCCTCGCCGACGGGGAGTTCGACGCCGCGACCGCCGAGACCCGACGGCTCCTGCGCCGGACCGCGGAGATGCTGCGGGGGTCGAACCTCGACGTGCTCCCGCTTTCGCCCGACGACACGCCGCTCGGGACCTACGAGATTCCCGAGGGCCACGAGGAAGTCGAGCGTTACTGGGTGAACGCCCCCTTCGCCTACGTCGTCGTCACCTACGACACGGACGCGACCGCCCACCAGTACCACACCGTCGAACCCGACCTCGACGGGTTCGAGGCGGCCCTGCTCGAACGCGTCCGTACCGACGTGCGCGACCCGCTTTTGTACCGCCGCGAGACGGACCCACGAACCGAGTCGGCGCTCGTCGAAGAGCTCCAGTCGCTTCTCGAACAGTACGGGCTGGAACTCGACATGAACACCTTCTACACGCTGTTGTACTACCTCCGGCGCGACTTCCACGGCTACGGTCGCCTGGACCCGCTGATGAAGGACCCGCACATCGAGGACATCTCGTGTGACGGCTACGACCTGCCGCTTTTCGTCTACCACGACGAGTACACCGACATCGCCACGAACGTCTCGTTCGAGGCCGAGGAACTCGATAACTTCGTCATCCGCCTCGCTCAGCGCTCCGGCCAGCACATCAGCGTCGGCGACCCCGTCCTCGGGACGACGCTCCCGAACGGCGCGCGCGCCGAGTTGGCTCTCGGCGAGGAGGTCACGCCGCGCGGGTCCGCGTTCACCATCCGCCTCTACGCCGAAGAACCGTTCACGCCCATCGACCTCGTGCGCTACGGCACGTTCTCCATCGAGCAGATGGCCTATTTGTGGCTCTGCATCGAACACAACAAGAGCCTCATCTTCGCGGGCGGCACCGCCTCGGGGAAGACCACCTCGATGAACGCGGTGTCGATGTTCGTCCCGCCGCGGTCGAAGGTGCTGTCCATCGAGGACACCCGCGAACTCGCGCTCTACCACGACAACTGGCTGTCGTCTGTCACCCGCGAGCGACTCCACGAGGGGACCGACATCTCGATGTACGACCTGCTTCGCTCGGCGCTCCGGCATCGCCCCGAGTACATCATCGTCGGCGAGGTCCGCGGCGACGAGGCCGTGACGCTGTTTCAGGCGATGAACACGGGCCACACGACGTTCTCGACGATGCACGCAGACAGCATCGAGACGGTCATCAACCGCCTCGAAAACGAGCCCATCAACGTCCCGCGCGCGATGGTGCAGTCGCTCGACCTGCTGTGCGTCCAGACGCTCACCCGCCACGACGGCGAGCGCGTCCGCCGCTCGCAGACCATCGGCGAAATCGGCGACATCGACCAGCGGACCGGCGAACTCGACTACTCGTCGGCGTTCGCGTGGGAGCCCGAAACCGACACGTTCAGCCGGAACGACAGCTCGCTGCTCACCGAAATCCAGCGCGAGAACGGCTGGTCGCGGACCGAACTCCGACGCGAACTCCGGCGCCGCGAGACGTTCCTCCGGTACCTCCTCGACAAGGACGTCTCCGACTACCGGCGCTTTACCGCGCTCATCAACGAGTACTACGCGGACTCGGAAGACGTGATGCGGCGCGTCGAGGCCGACGAGGACATCGTCGACGCCGGCACGGAGGCCTGA